A region from the Onychostoma macrolepis isolate SWU-2019 chromosome 18, ASM1243209v1, whole genome shotgun sequence genome encodes:
- the st14a gene encoding ST14 transmembrane serine protease matriptase a: MDPMDGGMRYTPGSSDKDWDTAVTFLPASDNKKLEKKRGPGKVGIVVGLVILAAVLALIIGLLVWHFHFRKDLKLQKIYTGSLRITNQVFVDAYENPDSTEFKDLANQVMDQLKSMYSESPEMSKYYITSRVQAFSEGSVIAYYESEFAVPVGKDAAVDRAVSSLSEMYSNKIRRVQQGPLVFDHVVSSALDTRLFSKARTSTRFAQHARSSAEEIVKSPGFPDQPYTPNSFVQWQLRGDPGHVLKLSFDTFNLEKNCSNDFVRVYDSLVAMDKYLMAEKCGFYSPSNPLTFISSRNVMLVTFVTNEEENFPGFRARVTQISRESPEIACGGKLSGSSGIFTSPNFPSYYPASTTCQWDIEVPDGKFIKLKFPKFMVSTGSPNCPEDNVQIVGKSTLCGQQPANTMVPVNSNKVTVVFKSDSSQVDRGFSATYEVFEPSDPCPDQFQCDNKRCVSLSVRCDGWNDCGDSTDEKNCKCDASMIQCRNGFCKPMFWRCDSVNDCGDDTDELNCGCKIGEFKCKNDQCVSEKLKCDGNPDCKDGSDEEGCTRGDICQASTFACSNGKCITKLKPMCDGQDDCGDNSDESNCDCGKKAYSKSRIVGGQEADVGEFPWQVSLHVKNTAHVCGASVISDRWLVTAAHCVQDDAKIKYAQPGTWEAYLGLHRQKEKQLATKRYLKQIIPHPYYNAYTYDNDIALMELDLPVTFSATIQTICLPAATDVFPAGETVTISGWGATREGGAGAPVLQKANVRVINGTVCNELMGGQITSRMTCAGILTGGVDACQGDSGGPMSLFTNDRMFLAGVVSWGDGCARRNKPGIYTNVPKFRAWIKEKTGV; the protein is encoded by the exons GACAAGGACTGGGACACAGCTGTCACATTCTTGCCAGCATCGGATAATAAAAAGTTGGAGAAGAAGAGGGGCCCTGGGAAAGTTGGGATCGTTGTTGGTTTGGTGATCTTGGCAGCCGTTTTGGCTTTGATCATTGGGCTTCTGGTCTGGCATTTCCACT TCCGGAAAGATTTGAAATTACAGAAGATTTACACCGGCTCGCTTAGAATAACAAATCAAGTTTTTGTGGATGCATATGAAAACCCGGACAGTACAGAGTTTAAAGACTTGGCAAACCAAGTCATGGATCAG cTGAAATCAATGTACTCAGAGTCTCcagaaatgtcaaaatattacattacttCCAGAGTTCAAGCCTTCAG TGAGGGCAGTGTAATAGCTTACTATGAGTCAGAGTTTGCTGTTCCAGTGGGAAAGGATGCAGCAGTGGATCGGGCTGTGAGCAGCTTAAGTGAAATGTATAGCAACAAAATTCGCAGAGTTCAACAAGGTCCCCTGGTCTTTGATCACGTTGTGTCTTCAG CTCTGGACACACGTCTGTTCTCAAAAGCCAGGA CAAGTACAAGATTTGCTCAGCACGCCAGGAGTTCTGCTGAAGAGATCGTTAAATCACCGGGTTTCCCTGACCAACCTTATACTCCAAACTCCTTTGTGCAGTGGCAGCTTCGGGGAGATCCAGGCCACGTGCTGAAGTTGTCTTTTGACACCTTCAACctggaaaaaaactgttcaaatgaCTTTGTGAGAGTGTATGACTCATTGGTCGCCATGGACAAATACCTTATGGCAGA GAAGTGTGGCTTTTATTCTCCCAGTAATCCCTTAACCTTCATCTCGTCCCGGAATGTTATGCTGGTCACCTTTGTAACCAATGAAGAAGAGAATTTTCCTGGTTTCAGAGCCCGTGTCACTCAGATCAGTCGAGAGAGCCCTG AAATTGCATGTGGTGGTAAACTGAGTGGATCCTCTGGTATTTTTACGTCACCCAACTTTCCCAGTTATTACCCAGCCAGCACCACATGTCAGTGGGACATCGAG GTTCCTGATGGTAAATTCATCAAGTTGAAGTTTCCAAAGTTTATGGTTTCTACAGGGAGTCCGAATTGCCCTGAAGATAATGTGCAGATTGTTGGTAAAAG CACATTGTGTGGGCAGCAGCCTGCTAATACCATGGTTCCAGTCAACAGTAACAAGGTGACAGTTGTGTTCAAATCGGATTCATCACAAGTAGATCGAGGTTTTAGCGCCACTTATGAGGTCTTTGAGCCCTCTGACC CTTGCCCGGACCAGTTCCAGTGTGACAACAAACGCTGTGTAAGCCTATCCGTGCGCTGCGACGGCTGGAACGATTGTGGTGACAGCACAGACGAGAAGAATTGCA AATGTGACGCCAGCATGATCCAGTGCAGAAACGGGTTCTGTAAGCCGATGTTCTGGCGGTGTGATAGCGTAAATGACTGTGGAGATGACACCGATGAGCTTAACTGTG GATGCAAGATTGGAGAATTTAAATGCAAGAACGATCAGTGTGTCTCAGAGAAGCTGAAGTGTGACGGGAATCCTGACTGTAAAGACGGCTCAGATGAAGAAGGCTGTACAAGAGGAG ACATTTGTCAAGCCTCAACATTTGCCTGCAGTAATGGCAAATGCATCACCAAACTGAAACCTATGTGTGATGGACAAGATGACTGTGGCGACAACTCGGATGAATCCAACTGCG ACTGTGGCAAGAAGGCTTACTCAAAGTCTCGAATTGTGGGTGGGCAGGAAGCAGATGTGGGCGAGTTCCCATGGCAGGTCAGCCTGCACGTTAAAAACACAGCACATGTTTGCGGTGCATCAGTCATCAGTGACCGATGGCTTGTGACGGCTGCCCACTGTGTACAAGACGATGCCAAAATCAA ATATGCTCAGCCGGGAACATGGGAAGCATACTTGGGTCTCCACAGACAAAAAGAGAAACAGCTGGCAACAAAGAGATACCTAAAACAAATCATTCCTCACCCATATTACAACGCCTACACCTATGACAATGACATCGCTCTGATGGAGCTGGACTTACCTGTGACCTTCAGTGCGACCATTCAAACCATTTGCTTGCCCGCTGCCACTGACGTCTTCCCCGCTGGTGAAACGGTCACTATCAGCGGCTGGGGTGCCACTAGAGAAGGGG GCGCTGGAGCACCTGTGCTGCAGAAAGCGAATGTTCGCGTCATCAACGGCACGGTGTGTAATGAACTAATGGGTGGACAGATCACATCTCGCATGACGTGTGCTGGCATTCTCACAGGAGGAGTGGATGCTTGCCAG GGTGATTCTGGCGGCCCTATGTCCTTGTTTACAAATGATCGTATGTTCCTGGCTGGAGTGGTGAGCTGGGGTGACGGTTGTGCTCGCAGAAACAAGCCAGGCATCTACACAAACGTGCCAAAATTCAGGGCCTGGATCAAGGAGAAGACAGGAGTATAA